The Tautonia marina genome contains a region encoding:
- a CDS encoding FG-GAP-like repeat-containing protein, producing MRQMLPCSALVFLLMISATGSADEPFPRFDMQEIDPHAGNVVYSLTVADVNGDGKGDVCALTEDAIVWYENPTWERHDILKGATQTAAETRRDNVCFAPLDIDGDGDLDFALGADWRPTDTEGGGTLYWARQDSLEDWTLIPIGQEPTVHRMRWANVDGEGMPELIVLPLQGRGTSGPNWGEGNGVRILVYSIPDDPMNDSWPVEVASDALHTTHGFVGLDWDKDGRDELVVAAWEGVFRLDREGDEWSTKKLGTGNQESAPHKGASEVKVGRLADGRDYIATVEPWHGFQAAVYTKPECDGEFWHRIVIDEPLAWGHAVWTIDLDGDDDQELIIGHRDPNPEGAANPAAPGLYVYDPVPGSEPIQFDRHAIDVGGVAVEDAIAADLDGDGRPDLIAGGRATHNVRIYWNRPAEDAGDDR from the coding sequence ATGCGACAAATGCTCCCCTGTTCTGCCCTGGTCTTCCTGCTGATGATCTCCGCGACCGGCTCGGCCGATGAGCCGTTCCCCCGGTTCGACATGCAGGAGATTGATCCGCACGCCGGCAATGTTGTTTATTCGCTCACGGTGGCCGATGTGAACGGCGACGGCAAGGGGGACGTTTGCGCCCTGACCGAAGACGCGATCGTCTGGTACGAGAACCCGACGTGGGAGCGGCACGACATTTTGAAAGGGGCCACCCAGACCGCGGCCGAGACGAGGCGGGACAACGTCTGCTTCGCCCCGCTCGACATCGACGGCGACGGCGACCTCGACTTTGCTCTCGGGGCCGACTGGAGGCCGACCGACACCGAAGGGGGAGGCACGCTCTACTGGGCGCGTCAGGATTCACTGGAGGACTGGACCCTCATCCCGATCGGTCAGGAACCGACCGTTCACCGGATGCGATGGGCCAATGTGGACGGCGAAGGGATGCCCGAGCTGATCGTCTTGCCGCTCCAGGGGCGAGGGACCTCCGGCCCCAACTGGGGAGAAGGCAATGGCGTTCGCATTCTGGTGTATTCGATCCCCGATGACCCGATGAACGACTCCTGGCCGGTCGAGGTGGCCAGCGACGCGTTGCACACGACGCACGGCTTTGTCGGACTCGACTGGGACAAGGACGGCCGGGACGAACTGGTGGTCGCGGCATGGGAAGGGGTCTTCCGACTCGACCGCGAAGGGGACGAATGGAGCACGAAAAAGCTCGGGACCGGCAACCAGGAATCGGCACCGCATAAGGGGGCCAGCGAGGTGAAGGTCGGCAGGCTGGCCGACGGTCGAGACTACATCGCGACGGTCGAACCCTGGCATGGCTTTCAGGCCGCGGTTTACACGAAGCCCGAATGCGACGGCGAGTTCTGGCACCGAATCGTGATTGATGAACCCCTGGCCTGGGGACACGCGGTGTGGACCATCGACCTGGACGGCGACGATGATCAGGAGTTGATCATCGGTCACCGCGACCCGAATCCGGAAGGGGCGGCCAACCCGGCTGCCCCCGGATTGTACGTCTACGACCCGGTGCCGGGCTCGGAGCCGATCCAGTTTGATCGGCACGCGATCGACGTGGGAGGCGTGGCGGTGGAAGATGCGATCGCAGCCGACCTGGACGGCGACGGCCGACCAGACCTCATCGCCGGGGGCCGGGCCACGCACAATGTCCGCATCTACTGGAACCGCCCGGCCGAAGACGCGGGAGACGATCGCTGA
- a CDS encoding DUF3140 domain-containing protein, giving the protein MNLTAPQLERWLHTDESRSSGRRRPGVSESIDHESGRKIVIVLRQNARETDENDLNHMRNVVGDIKRHLRQRPDGDGTGAR; this is encoded by the coding sequence GTGAATCTGACCGCTCCGCAACTCGAACGGTGGCTGCACACCGACGAATCCCGGTCCTCCGGTCGCCGTCGACCTGGGGTTTCCGAATCCATCGACCACGAATCCGGCCGGAAAATCGTGATCGTGCTTCGACAAAACGCACGTGAAACCGATGAAAACGACCTCAATCACATGCGAAACGTGGTCGGTGACATCAAACGTCATCTCCGTCAACGCCCCGACGGCGACGGGACCGGGGCACGCTAG
- a CDS encoding ABC transporter permease — MWRFAWKNLLTRPLRTILALIGLSIPIVGVLGLYSVSGGLKNLVDDTLKQIQGVIVLRENAPSPVFSSLEADYVERIAQIPHVRSVAPEVWGIPPSIEGSSLIAKAAANELVGRLRGESREQRMQGMFDAIVLSGQDIPSHEGLNTAVFAKAMLPPEEGGGRFLERRDINENRVVISRKIAKDLANPDGTPKQVGQTLTIGSGDEAEAFEIIGIYDTGSMFLDVVIITDINVARRILKEPESKISCIYVEADDPRRMEEVSEAIEAEIPNIDARNMDEFSENFTRLLGDLDTFLLMIVSLALLVGVVGIVNTMLMSTTERFAEFGVLRTNGWSRGDVLLLVTAESAYLGLWAGLIGCGLTLGLVAIGNQFIGGGLQLIIGPGLIAFGLALSVVMGVLGGLYPAWRASRLVPMDAIRLGGH; from the coding sequence ATGTGGCGATTCGCCTGGAAAAACCTGCTTACCCGCCCCCTGCGGACGATCCTGGCCCTCATCGGCCTCTCGATCCCGATCGTCGGCGTACTCGGACTCTACAGCGTCTCCGGGGGCTTGAAAAATCTGGTGGATGATACCCTCAAGCAGATCCAGGGGGTCATCGTCCTACGAGAAAATGCTCCCAGTCCGGTCTTCAGCAGTCTTGAAGCGGATTATGTCGAGCGAATCGCGCAGATTCCCCATGTTCGGAGTGTTGCGCCTGAAGTCTGGGGTATCCCCCCCTCGATCGAAGGCTCAAGCCTGATTGCCAAGGCCGCCGCCAATGAACTGGTCGGCCGCCTCCGCGGCGAGTCCCGCGAGCAGCGCATGCAAGGCATGTTCGATGCGATCGTCCTTTCCGGCCAGGACATTCCCAGCCATGAAGGGCTCAACACCGCCGTGTTCGCCAAGGCCATGCTCCCTCCCGAGGAAGGAGGAGGGCGATTCCTGGAACGCCGCGACATCAACGAAAACCGCGTTGTCATCAGCCGCAAGATCGCCAAGGATCTGGCCAATCCTGATGGCACTCCCAAGCAAGTCGGTCAGACCCTGACCATCGGCTCCGGTGACGAGGCCGAGGCCTTCGAGATCATCGGGATTTACGACACCGGCTCGATGTTCCTCGACGTGGTCATCATCACCGATATCAATGTGGCCCGTCGCATCCTCAAGGAACCCGAATCCAAGATTTCCTGCATCTATGTCGAGGCCGACGACCCCCGCCGCATGGAGGAGGTTTCCGAGGCCATCGAGGCTGAGATTCCCAACATCGACGCCCGCAACATGGACGAATTCTCTGAGAATTTCACCCGCCTTCTTGGTGATCTCGACACGTTCTTGCTCATGATTGTCAGCCTGGCCTTGCTCGTGGGCGTTGTGGGCATTGTCAACACCATGCTGATGAGCACCACCGAACGCTTTGCAGAGTTCGGCGTCCTCCGCACCAACGGCTGGTCCCGTGGCGACGTCCTGCTGCTCGTCACCGCCGAAAGTGCCTATCTCGGCCTCTGGGCCGGCCTGATCGGCTGCGGCCTGACGCTGGGGCTCGTCGCCATCGGCAACCAGTTTATCGGCGGCGGCCTGCAACTGATCATCGGTCCCGGTTTGATCGCCTTCGGTCTCGCCCTCTCGGTGGTCATGGGGGTCCTCGGCGGCCTTTACCCTGCCTGGCGGGCCTCCCGGCTCGTCCCGATGGATGCCATCCGGCTGGGTGGACACTGA
- a CDS encoding cupin domain-containing protein: MKDAAYWIDRLGLQPHPEGGYFRETYRALDVIEAGAVGGRFAGPRSTSTSIYFLLTFESFSSLHRMKSDEVWNFHAGSALTVHVIEPDGEYRPHRVGLDLESGQEPQAVVTGGSWFGASVDEPGGYALVGCTVAPGFDFEDFELADREVLTREFPQHAHLIRRLTR, from the coding sequence ATGAAGGATGCCGCGTACTGGATTGATCGTCTGGGATTGCAACCGCATCCCGAGGGTGGATATTTCCGCGAGACGTATCGCGCTCTGGACGTGATCGAAGCCGGGGCGGTCGGGGGACGGTTCGCGGGGCCGCGATCGACATCCACGTCGATTTATTTTCTGCTCACCTTCGAATCTTTTTCATCACTTCATCGGATGAAATCGGACGAGGTCTGGAATTTTCATGCCGGTTCAGCGTTGACCGTGCATGTGATCGAACCCGACGGGGAGTACCGGCCGCACCGAGTCGGGCTTGACCTGGAGTCCGGGCAGGAGCCGCAGGCGGTGGTGACGGGGGGATCGTGGTTCGGGGCCTCGGTGGATGAGCCGGGAGGGTACGCCCTGGTCGGTTGCACCGTGGCGCCGGGATTTGACTTTGAGGATTTCGAACTGGCTGATCGGGAGGTGTTGACGCGGGAGTTTCCGCAACACGCGCATCTGATCCGCCGTCTCACGCGCTGA
- a CDS encoding Tex-like N-terminal domain-containing protein translates to MDTPIPVDLGRIAQDLQIRRLQVESVVQLLDEGNTVPFITRYRKEKTGNLEETAIREIQRRVARLRELAERKQTVLRSIEAQGRLTEELAEAIKRADTPQRLEDLYLPFKPKKRTKAGDAREKGLEPLALRIWNRDETLLDLRAAAEAYVDPSKGVDSVDQVIEGVGHILAESISELANVRDAVRRVVWRLGRVVTRKADNLPEGQGTKYADYFEYSEPVGQVPPHRVLAINRGDKEGPLKVKIEVPREDLERTIRAQLPLEDHPQSEAFTNAAIDALDRLLMPSLEREVRRELTERAEQHAVEVFARNLRSLLLQPPIPKQTVLALDPGFRTGCKVVVLDPLGTVKEHGVIFLMPAHRRAEGKRYLKDLVARHQVEVIAIGNGTASRETEELIVEVLEEGTRFHEMALRGEEYIPPPPDVQDLPPLQAPETFGSGLVEQGAANPEATPSASGTDTEAAPTAEAESSPTAASDLPAEERPAAPIAGEVPESPQPTSPGPAPELPHPSVSEASSSESDTTTSAPADGNPPAPLSAEATLADGSNTSGNSEPQSGDSTAEALPPIRGGAPTDDEPQPDAVPPAQAEGDSHSPEHHAEQAAQAVNDRVPPAEGPEASQSFSGFAGTDSPAAGTDDFAPASTEAQSTTSSIEGQGPSDAGALTDAPAGAPTEPSAEPETTATPVADTSPTEPALDHVPQPEAEVAHAELGGGEIEAAPLPSEAPDASAAPSAEATEGQAAEGAAASAVVDLTKPPVGMTGKPKGQQPSGKKQRDRDQRPKPKGPPPPPMPHPADPILARLSYVIVNEAGASVYSASPVGKEEFPNYDATTRGTVSIGRRLQDPLAELVKIEPQNIGVGLYQHDVGTKQLKESLESVIESCVNYVGVDLNSASIPLLRHVSGLNSLTARRLVEYRSQHGPFARRDQILQVEGIGDATFTQAAGFLKILEGEHPLDRTWVHPESYPAAEKLLARLGFELSALLDKERLAALQAQLLELKDKPEELAALAQELELGEPTLVDILEALARPGRDPREDLPKPVFKKGFLKLEDLQPGMELRGTVLNVVDFGAFVDIGLKDSGLVHISQLANRYVKSPHDVVSVGDVVTVWVLSVDQDRKKVSLTMVPPGTERPKGRGHGDGAEGEGRPPRGRGRGRGPGRSHEGQGAAPEGATPPADTGGERRPGSGRVPGPPMRAQQGQRGRGGPGGRGGPGGGGGRFGRGGSGGGRGGPGGGRSDQGGPPPPRPTTPRKPAPPPEPLSQDAIKGSVPLRSFGQLAQLWKARVEDEPTEQGGEAQPNPSSPPQGESSSASPDQGAPPTPPSDATEDPKPAE, encoded by the coding sequence ATGGACACCCCGATTCCCGTCGATCTGGGCCGGATTGCACAAGATCTGCAAATCCGGCGTCTTCAGGTCGAAAGTGTTGTTCAGTTGCTCGACGAGGGCAACACCGTCCCCTTCATCACCCGGTACCGGAAAGAAAAAACCGGGAACCTGGAGGAGACGGCCATTCGCGAGATCCAGCGTCGGGTCGCGCGACTCCGGGAACTGGCCGAACGCAAGCAGACCGTGCTGCGCTCGATCGAAGCCCAGGGGCGTCTCACGGAGGAACTGGCCGAGGCCATCAAGCGCGCCGATACGCCACAGCGCCTCGAAGACCTCTACCTGCCCTTCAAGCCCAAGAAGCGCACCAAGGCCGGCGATGCCCGCGAGAAAGGGCTCGAACCGCTGGCTCTGCGCATCTGGAACCGTGATGAAACCCTGCTCGACCTCCGCGCCGCCGCCGAGGCCTACGTCGATCCCTCCAAGGGGGTCGATTCCGTCGATCAGGTCATCGAAGGGGTCGGGCACATCCTGGCCGAGTCGATTAGTGAACTTGCCAACGTCCGCGATGCCGTCCGTCGCGTCGTCTGGCGCCTCGGCCGGGTCGTGACCCGCAAGGCCGACAATCTGCCCGAGGGGCAGGGGACGAAATACGCCGACTACTTCGAATACTCCGAGCCGGTCGGGCAGGTTCCTCCTCACCGCGTCCTGGCCATCAATCGCGGTGACAAGGAAGGCCCCTTGAAGGTCAAGATCGAGGTCCCCCGCGAGGACCTGGAACGGACCATCCGCGCCCAGCTCCCGCTCGAAGATCACCCCCAGTCCGAGGCCTTCACCAACGCTGCGATCGACGCCCTCGATCGCCTGCTCATGCCCAGCCTCGAACGGGAAGTGCGCCGCGAATTGACCGAACGGGCCGAGCAGCATGCCGTCGAGGTCTTTGCCCGCAACCTGCGCAGCCTCTTGCTCCAACCGCCCATTCCCAAGCAGACGGTCCTGGCTCTCGACCCCGGCTTCCGAACCGGATGCAAGGTCGTCGTGCTCGACCCGCTGGGCACCGTCAAGGAGCACGGGGTCATCTTCCTCATGCCCGCTCATCGTCGGGCCGAAGGCAAGCGCTACCTCAAGGATCTCGTCGCCCGCCACCAGGTCGAGGTCATCGCCATCGGCAACGGCACCGCCAGCCGAGAAACCGAGGAACTGATCGTCGAGGTGCTCGAAGAGGGAACCCGATTCCACGAGATGGCCCTGCGAGGCGAGGAATACATCCCCCCGCCGCCTGACGTCCAGGACCTTCCCCCGCTCCAGGCCCCCGAAACCTTCGGTTCGGGCCTCGTCGAGCAAGGTGCGGCGAACCCCGAAGCCACCCCCTCGGCCTCTGGCACCGATACCGAAGCCGCTCCCACTGCCGAGGCAGAGTCTTCACCGACCGCCGCTTCGGACCTGCCGGCCGAGGAGCGCCCTGCCGCGCCGATCGCCGGTGAGGTTCCCGAAAGCCCCCAGCCCACGTCCCCCGGTCCTGCTCCCGAGCTTCCGCACCCCTCGGTTTCGGAGGCTTCGTCTTCCGAGTCCGACACCACCACCTCCGCTCCGGCCGACGGTAATCCTCCGGCCCCTCTCTCCGCTGAGGCGACCCTGGCCGATGGATCGAACACGAGTGGCAACTCCGAGCCCCAGTCCGGAGACTCAACCGCCGAAGCCCTCCCCCCGATCCGTGGTGGTGCTCCGACCGACGACGAACCCCAGCCCGATGCCGTGCCTCCGGCTCAGGCCGAAGGGGACTCCCACTCCCCCGAGCATCACGCCGAACAGGCCGCCCAGGCGGTCAACGATCGCGTCCCTCCCGCAGAGGGCCCCGAAGCCTCGCAGTCCTTCTCTGGTTTCGCCGGCACCGATTCCCCGGCTGCCGGAACTGATGATTTCGCTCCTGCTTCCACCGAGGCTCAAAGCACCACTTCCTCGATCGAAGGCCAAGGCCCCAGCGATGCCGGAGCACTGACCGACGCTCCTGCCGGTGCTCCCACGGAACCCTCCGCTGAGCCTGAGACGACCGCAACTCCCGTTGCCGACACGTCACCGACCGAACCGGCACTCGATCACGTTCCCCAACCCGAGGCCGAGGTCGCCCACGCCGAACTCGGCGGCGGTGAGATCGAAGCGGCTCCGCTCCCCTCCGAAGCTCCCGATGCATCTGCGGCTCCCTCCGCCGAGGCGACCGAAGGCCAGGCCGCCGAAGGGGCCGCTGCCTCGGCCGTGGTCGATCTGACCAAGCCCCCCGTCGGCATGACCGGCAAGCCCAAGGGGCAGCAACCCTCCGGCAAGAAGCAGCGCGACCGCGACCAGCGGCCCAAGCCCAAGGGGCCGCCCCCTCCGCCGATGCCCCACCCGGCCGACCCGATCCTCGCCCGCCTCTCTTATGTCATCGTCAACGAGGCTGGTGCCAGCGTTTACTCGGCCAGCCCCGTGGGCAAGGAAGAGTTTCCGAACTACGACGCCACCACCCGAGGCACCGTCTCCATCGGCCGGCGGCTCCAGGACCCCCTGGCCGAACTGGTCAAGATCGAGCCTCAGAATATCGGCGTCGGACTCTATCAGCACGATGTGGGCACCAAGCAGCTCAAGGAATCGCTCGAATCAGTCATCGAGAGCTGCGTCAACTACGTCGGTGTCGATCTCAACTCCGCCAGCATTCCCTTGTTGCGGCACGTCTCCGGTCTGAATTCGCTGACCGCTCGCCGGCTCGTCGAATACCGGAGCCAGCACGGGCCGTTTGCTCGCCGAGATCAGATCCTGCAGGTCGAAGGGATCGGCGACGCCACCTTCACCCAGGCCGCTGGCTTCCTCAAGATTCTCGAAGGGGAACACCCGCTCGACCGTACCTGGGTCCACCCCGAAAGCTATCCGGCCGCCGAGAAACTGCTAGCCCGCCTCGGCTTCGAGCTCTCCGCCTTGCTCGACAAGGAACGGCTCGCCGCCCTCCAGGCTCAGTTGCTCGAACTGAAGGACAAGCCCGAGGAACTCGCCGCCCTCGCGCAGGAACTCGAACTCGGCGAGCCCACGCTTGTCGACATCCTTGAGGCCCTCGCCCGCCCCGGTCGCGACCCTCGTGAAGACCTGCCCAAGCCCGTCTTCAAGAAGGGCTTCCTGAAGCTCGAAGATCTCCAGCCCGGCATGGAGCTCCGCGGAACTGTCCTGAATGTCGTCGACTTCGGCGCCTTCGTGGACATCGGCCTCAAGGACTCCGGCCTCGTTCATATCAGTCAGCTTGCGAACCGCTACGTCAAGAGCCCGCACGACGTGGTGAGCGTGGGCGACGTGGTCACCGTCTGGGTGCTCAGCGTCGACCAGGACCGCAAGAAGGTCTCGCTCACAATGGTTCCTCCCGGCACCGAACGCCCGAAAGGCCGTGGCCACGGCGACGGTGCCGAGGGCGAAGGCCGCCCCCCTCGCGGTCGCGGCCGTGGTCGAGGTCCCGGACGTTCTCACGAAGGCCAGGGGGCGGCTCCCGAGGGAGCTACTCCCCCCGCCGATACCGGTGGCGAACGGCGTCCCGGCTCCGGCCGTGTTCCTGGCCCTCCCATGCGAGCCCAGCAAGGCCAGCGCGGTCGCGGTGGCCCCGGTGGTCGGGGTGGACCAGGTGGAGGTGGCGGCCGATTCGGTCGGGGCGGCTCCGGAGGCGGACGCGGTGGCCCCGGTGGCGGTCGATCCGATCAAGGAGGCCCGCCCCCCCCTCGTCCGACCACTCCTCGCAAGCCGGCTCCTCCTCCCGAGCCGCTCTCGCAGGATGCCATCAAGGGCTCCGTTCCCCTCCGCTCGTTCGGTCAGCTCGCTCAACTCTGGAAGGCCCGAGTCGAGGATGAGCCCACGGAGCAGGGGGGAGAGGCCCAGCCCAACCCCTCGTCACCGCCTCAGGGCGAGTCATCGAGCGCGTCACCCGATCAGGGGGCGCCGCCCACCCCTCCCTCGGACGCCACCGAGGACCCCAAGCCGGCCGAGTGA
- a CDS encoding NAD(P)H-quinone oxidoreductase → MRAVVIARTGGPEALEVREVPRPEVRGDRVLVRVRAAGLNRADTMQSRGLYPPPPGEPTEIPGLEFAGEVEAKGPDAIGPLKPGDRVFGIVGGGGLAEYVCLPERMAVPIPAGLDWPSAAAVPEVFLTAFDALDQQAGLCPGEAVLIHAVGGGVGSAAVQLAHAMGCQTFGTARTARKLERAKAYGLDVGIDTSNEDFATVVCDRTGGNGVPVIIDHIGAAYLGKNLDALARRGRLVVVGLLGGRKAEVDLLALLNKRARIVGTTLRARPIEEKIAATRRFADRVVPWLNRGLVRPIVDAVFPIDQIRKAAEHLESNQGFGKVVVTIDG, encoded by the coding sequence ATGCGAGCCGTCGTCATCGCTCGGACCGGAGGCCCCGAGGCGTTAGAGGTTCGGGAGGTCCCCCGGCCCGAGGTCCGGGGAGACCGGGTCCTGGTCCGTGTCCGGGCCGCGGGCCTGAACCGCGCCGACACGATGCAGAGCCGAGGGCTCTACCCCCCTCCCCCGGGCGAACCGACGGAGATTCCGGGGTTGGAGTTCGCGGGAGAGGTCGAGGCGAAGGGACCGGATGCGATCGGCCCTCTGAAGCCGGGGGATCGGGTGTTCGGGATCGTCGGAGGCGGAGGACTTGCGGAGTACGTCTGCCTTCCGGAACGAATGGCCGTGCCAATCCCAGCCGGACTCGACTGGCCAAGCGCCGCAGCCGTGCCCGAGGTCTTCCTAACGGCGTTTGATGCGCTCGATCAGCAGGCGGGATTATGCCCGGGTGAAGCGGTCTTGATTCATGCCGTAGGGGGCGGCGTGGGATCAGCCGCGGTGCAACTGGCGCATGCGATGGGTTGCCAGACGTTCGGGACAGCCCGAACCGCGAGGAAACTGGAGCGAGCGAAAGCGTATGGGCTTGACGTGGGGATCGACACGTCGAACGAGGATTTCGCAACGGTGGTTTGCGATCGGACAGGAGGCAACGGCGTGCCTGTGATCATTGATCATATCGGCGCTGCGTATCTCGGAAAAAATCTCGATGCCCTGGCCCGAAGGGGGCGGCTGGTGGTGGTCGGCTTGCTTGGCGGGAGGAAGGCGGAGGTTGACCTCCTGGCGTTACTCAACAAACGGGCGAGGATTGTTGGGACGACGCTTCGGGCACGCCCCATCGAGGAAAAAATCGCCGCCACGCGGCGGTTTGCCGATCGGGTGGTTCCCTGGCTCAATCGCGGGTTGGTGCGGCCAATTGTGGATGCAGTGTTCCCAATCGATCAGATTCGGAAGGCGGCCGAACATCTGGAGTCGAACCAGGGATTCGGGAAGGTCGTGGTGACGATCGACGGTTGA
- a CDS encoding neutral/alkaline non-lysosomal ceramidase N-terminal domain-containing protein has protein sequence MRMQIRSATAIGFMSLIGLMLAASDTRAVEVRSGWSAGVATAEITPDGPVWLAGYAARKEPSNGVLAPIFAKALALRDAEGETVVLVALDLVGVKRPLFNRVASLVSEAYGLPKEALTLVSSHTHCAPLPSDTDGRARAYGIDDEAMEPNREWTKRLEGSIVEIVGKALESLRPASAGFCVGSCEFAMNRREPTATGFKIGYNPDGPVDHSVPVLDVTGEDGEPIAVVFGYACHCTTLGGDMLQVCGDYAGFAQEGIEADRPGAVSLFLTGCGADSNPAPRGTVELARQHGRSLADAVGAVLDSELRPLSGSIGTALVEPKLQFAGPTDRESYEARLDDGGPRAAHAKRMIEDLDAGKPIVSEHPYPIHAFALGDLTMVTLGGEVVVDYAIRMQEELAEADRPLWVVGYADDVFGYVPSLRVLREGGYEGGDAFYYSTFPTPFAEDVEHRVMDGVREAVAKARGR, from the coding sequence ATGCGAATGCAGATTCGGTCAGCGACGGCCATCGGTTTCATGAGCCTCATCGGGCTGATGCTTGCAGCCTCCGACACCCGAGCGGTAGAGGTCCGCTCGGGCTGGTCGGCCGGCGTGGCGACGGCGGAGATCACCCCCGATGGTCCCGTCTGGCTCGCAGGTTACGCGGCGAGGAAGGAGCCGTCGAACGGGGTCCTCGCCCCGATCTTCGCCAAGGCATTGGCCTTGCGAGATGCCGAGGGGGAAACGGTGGTGCTCGTTGCGCTCGACCTCGTGGGCGTGAAGCGTCCCCTGTTCAATCGCGTGGCCAGCCTGGTTTCCGAAGCGTACGGCCTGCCCAAGGAGGCGTTGACCCTTGTCTCGTCTCACACGCACTGCGCCCCGTTGCCGAGCGATACGGACGGCCGAGCCCGAGCCTATGGCATTGATGACGAGGCGATGGAGCCGAACCGCGAGTGGACGAAGCGGCTGGAGGGGTCGATCGTGGAGATCGTCGGCAAGGCCCTGGAATCGTTGCGACCAGCCTCGGCAGGTTTTTGCGTGGGATCATGTGAGTTTGCCATGAACCGTCGCGAACCGACGGCCACCGGCTTCAAGATCGGCTACAACCCCGACGGCCCGGTCGATCATTCGGTGCCGGTCCTTGATGTGACCGGAGAGGACGGCGAGCCGATTGCCGTCGTTTTCGGGTACGCCTGCCACTGCACGACCCTCGGCGGCGACATGCTCCAGGTTTGCGGCGATTACGCCGGGTTCGCCCAGGAAGGAATCGAGGCCGATCGGCCTGGCGCGGTCTCTCTGTTCCTGACCGGCTGCGGGGCCGACTCCAATCCGGCCCCCCGAGGGACCGTTGAACTGGCCCGTCAGCACGGGAGGAGCCTGGCAGACGCGGTCGGAGCGGTGCTTGATTCCGAGTTGCGGCCCCTTTCCGGTTCGATCGGGACGGCACTGGTCGAGCCGAAGCTCCAGTTTGCCGGGCCGACCGATCGTGAATCGTACGAAGCGCGCCTCGACGACGGCGGCCCTCGAGCCGCCCATGCGAAGCGGATGATTGAGGACCTCGACGCCGGCAAACCGATCGTGTCCGAGCACCCCTACCCGATCCACGCCTTCGCCCTGGGCGACCTAACGATGGTGACGCTCGGCGGTGAGGTCGTGGTGGACTACGCGATCCGCATGCAGGAGGAACTGGCCGAGGCGGATCGGCCGCTCTGGGTCGTCGGGTACGCGGATGATGTGTTTGGTTACGTTCCCTCGCTTCGAGTGCTGCGAGAGGGTGGCTACGAAGGGGGGGATGCGTTCTACTATTCGACGTTCCCGACCCCCTTTGCCGAGGATGTCGAGCATCGCGTGATGGACGGTGTCCGCGAAGCCGTGGCCAAGGCCCGGGGTCGGTGA
- a CDS encoding ABC transporter ATP-binding protein has product MIDVIDVTKTYRRGDQRVDALRGVTCHIPRGSCAFIVGPSGSGKSTLLYLLGALDRPGSGAIQIEGADLTAMSETELNLYRRDHIGFIFQSFNLINNLTALENVLIPFLPRGITAEQRSRAESLLADVGLGDRMHHRPRQLSGGEQQRVAIARALIKNPVLVLADEPTGELDSKTGDEIYRILRRLQAEQDTTLVVVTHDRRFIRPDDIVLEIQDGLLLTDDQPKADSLAQAH; this is encoded by the coding sequence ATGATCGACGTGATCGACGTCACGAAAACCTACCGCCGCGGCGATCAACGCGTGGACGCCCTGCGCGGCGTGACCTGCCACATTCCCCGAGGGTCCTGTGCCTTCATCGTCGGCCCTTCCGGATCGGGCAAAAGCACCCTGCTTTATCTGCTCGGTGCCCTGGATCGTCCTGGAAGTGGTGCTATCCAGATCGAAGGCGCTGACCTGACGGCGATGTCCGAAACCGAACTCAACCTCTACCGCCGCGACCACATCGGCTTCATCTTCCAGTCTTTCAATCTCATCAATAATCTCACGGCTCTGGAAAACGTCCTCATTCCCTTCCTCCCCCGCGGAATCACCGCCGAGCAACGATCCCGGGCCGAATCGCTTCTCGCGGATGTCGGACTTGGCGACCGGATGCACCATCGCCCCCGGCAACTCTCCGGCGGCGAGCAGCAGCGCGTGGCGATCGCCCGCGCGCTCATCAAGAATCCCGTTCTTGTCCTCGCCGACGAGCCGACCGGTGAACTCGACTCCAAGACCGGCGACGAGATCTACCGCATCCTCCGCCGCCTCCAGGCCGAACAAGACACCACGCTTGTCGTCGTCACCCACGACCGCCGCTTTATCCGCCCCGACGACATCGTTCTCGAAATCCAGGACGGACTCCTTCTCACCGACGACCAGCCCAAGGCCGACTCCCTCGCCCAGGCTCATTGA
- a CDS encoding tRNA-binding protein, giving the protein MDPMEAFGALDLRVGRVVRAKPNPKARTPAYCLWIDFGPLGEKASSAQLTARYRTETLVGRLVVAAVNLGSKRVAGFRSDVLVLGVADAEGKTVLLGVDDDVPPGGRIH; this is encoded by the coding sequence ATCGACCCGATGGAAGCCTTCGGGGCGCTTGACCTGCGCGTCGGCCGGGTCGTTCGGGCCAAGCCGAACCCGAAGGCTCGGACACCGGCCTATTGTCTCTGGATTGATTTCGGGCCGCTTGGTGAGAAGGCATCGAGCGCCCAGCTGACAGCCCGATACCGGACGGAAACCCTCGTTGGCCGCCTCGTCGTCGCGGCGGTCAACCTGGGATCGAAGCGGGTCGCAGGGTTTCGGTCCGACGTGCTGGTGCTTGGCGTCGCGGACGCCGAAGGCAAGACGGTGTTGCTCGGTGTCGATGACGACGTTCCGCCGGGCGGGAGAATTCACTGA